A region from the Dinoroseobacter shibae DFL 12 = DSM 16493 genome encodes:
- the glmM gene encoding phosphoglucosamine mutase has protein sequence MARKLFGTDGVRGTANTAPMTAEMALRLGAAAGRYFRRDQSAAHRVVIGKDTRLSGYMFETALTAGFTSTGMNVLLLGPIPTPAVALLTQSMRADVGVMISASHNPADDNGIKFFGPDGYKLSDAAEEEIEEILAGDIRPAQAPNIGRAKRIDDGLGRYIERAKRTFPAHLRLDGLKVVVDCANGAAYKVAPAVLWELGADVIPVGVSPNGRNINRDCGSTAPQTAAEAVVSHGADVGICLDGDADRVMILDENGELADGDQLMALFATRWAAQGLLRDNTLVATVMSNLGLEYYLNDLGLKLVRTAVGDRYVVEAMRKGGWNLGGEQSGHIVMLDHGTTGDGLMAGLQFLAEMVQQGRSASELKHSFTTVPQRLENVRFGAGQDPLAAASVKSAIAAAEAQLSGKGRLLIRKSGTEPLVRVMAECEDEAMLTSVVGEVVAAVEAAC, from the coding sequence ATGGCACGCAAGCTTTTCGGCACGGACGGGGTCCGGGGCACCGCCAACACCGCGCCGATGACGGCGGAGATGGCCCTGCGCCTCGGTGCGGCCGCGGGGCGGTATTTCCGCCGCGACCAGTCCGCCGCGCACCGGGTAGTGATCGGCAAGGACACGCGGCTGTCGGGCTACATGTTCGAGACCGCGCTGACCGCCGGGTTCACGTCGACGGGGATGAATGTGCTCTTGCTCGGGCCGATCCCGACGCCCGCGGTGGCGTTGCTGACCCAGTCCATGCGCGCCGATGTCGGCGTGATGATCTCGGCCAGCCACAATCCCGCCGACGACAACGGCATCAAGTTCTTCGGCCCCGACGGCTACAAGCTGAGCGATGCCGCCGAGGAGGAGATCGAGGAGATCCTGGCGGGCGATATCCGCCCCGCCCAGGCGCCCAATATCGGCCGCGCCAAGCGGATCGACGACGGGCTCGGGCGCTATATCGAGCGGGCGAAGCGGACCTTTCCCGCGCATCTGCGGCTCGACGGGCTGAAGGTGGTGGTGGATTGCGCCAACGGGGCCGCCTACAAGGTCGCGCCCGCCGTGTTGTGGGAACTGGGGGCGGATGTGATCCCCGTGGGCGTGTCGCCGAACGGGCGCAACATCAACCGCGATTGCGGCTCCACCGCGCCGCAGACCGCCGCGGAGGCGGTGGTGTCCCACGGGGCGGATGTGGGCATCTGCCTCGATGGGGATGCGGACCGGGTGATGATCCTCGACGAGAATGGCGAGTTGGCCGATGGCGATCAGCTCATGGCGCTGTTCGCGACCCGCTGGGCCGCACAGGGGCTGCTGCGCGACAACACGCTGGTGGCGACGGTGATGTCGAACCTCGGTCTGGAATACTACCTGAACGATCTGGGGCTGAAGCTGGTGCGGACCGCCGTGGGCGACCGCTACGTGGTGGAGGCGATGCGCAAGGGCGGCTGGAACCTGGGCGGAGAGCAGTCGGGCCATATCGTCATGCTGGACCACGGCACCACGGGCGACGGGCTGATGGCGGGGCTGCAATTCCTGGCCGAGATGGTGCAGCAGGGGCGCAGTGCCTCGGAGTTGAAGCACAGCTTCACCACCGTGCCGCAACGGCTTGAAAACGTGCGCTTCGGGGCCGGGCAGGACCCGCTGGCGGCGGCGTCGGTCAAGTCGGCGATTGCCGCGGCCGAGGCGCAGCTGTCGGGCAAGGGGCGGCTGTTGATCCGCAAATCCGGGACCGAGCCCTTGGTGCGGGTGATGGCGGAATGCGAGGATGAGGCGATGCTGACATCCGTGGTGGGCGAGGTGGTCGCAGCGGTCGAGGCCGCCTGCTGA
- a CDS encoding Lrp/AsnC family transcriptional regulator — MSALDETDRALLRALSRDARQTAGALGRKLGLSQPATWRRIKRLEEAGILKGRRLRLDPQALGFGVTVFLGVKLAAKGRVSVEDFERAVTAIPEVQVVQHVLGAYDYRLRVVARDISDFERVLRRRIMTLPGAGEVEANVLLSEERRPGPLG; from the coding sequence GTGAGCGCGCTCGATGAGACCGACCGCGCGCTTTTGCGGGCGCTGTCGCGCGACGCGCGGCAGACCGCCGGGGCGCTGGGCCGCAAGCTCGGCCTCAGCCAGCCCGCGACCTGGCGGCGGATCAAGCGGCTGGAGGAGGCGGGGATCCTGAAGGGGCGTCGGCTGCGCCTCGACCCGCAGGCGCTGGGCTTCGGGGTGACGGTGTTTCTGGGCGTGAAGCTCGCCGCCAAGGGCCGGGTCAGCGTCGAGGATTTCGAGCGCGCGGTGACCGCGATCCCCGAGGTGCAGGTGGTCCAGCACGTTCTGGGCGCTTATGACTACCGGCTGCGCGTCGTGGCGCGGGACATTTCGGATTTCGAGCGGGTGCTGCGGCGGCGGATCATGACCTTGCCCGGCGCGGGAGAGGTGGAGGCGAATGTGCTGTTGTCGGAGGAGCGGCGGCCCGGACCGCTGGGCTGA
- a CDS encoding putative PEP-binding protein has protein sequence MQKNAPFTEITRTVDLSAETHGQRAKCIQRLIRLDMPVPHTVALSFETVHGIAAGQVIDTRPLLGSFGADSLVSVRPSPAMQEWGGPTAMLDVGMNDTMLLTLSETIGAEAARALYLRFVQAYAVEVARLDPELFEPTEPTRDALVQSLEIYEEEMDEPFPQDPANQLAAVLKSMARAWEGTSARLLRQAKGAPPDAGLGLVVQRMALGMGAAESGSGVIQFVSSETGLAQITGRYLSQSQGRDALARRAEALYLSRDSRGPSLEDACPEAFAELRAFGDVLRTGLREEMQIEFALDAGKLSVLDAVRVPRAPRAAVRIAVALAESGVISKEDAILRIEPRTLPELLHRQVAFDAQRDPIAKGMAASPGAATGQLVFSATAAQACAAQETPCILVRPETSPEDIRGMHAASGVLTEKGGMTSHAAVIARGLGKPCVVGTRDITLDLRAKTLTTRDGRVFAEGDTVTLDGTAGACLAGAPRLMEPALDGSFRTLMAWADQARDIGIRANADTPADAETARRFDAEGIGLCRTEHMFFDEDRLTVMHEMIFAETGEARGAALERLLPMQREDFVDLFEIMRGKPVCIRLFDPPLHEFLPTSREGIWNLAEALDLPVSTVTHRIEALSEYNPMLGMRGVRLGIAIPEIYEMQARAIFEATVDVSLKGAIVTPEIMLPLVSARREVELLKTNIDAVAAAVRNERGTRFGFRLGVMVETPRAALKAGEIAEITDFLSFGTNDLTQMTYGLSRDDAGRFMGTYVQQGVFAEDPFHTLDADGVGELLNIAAERGRAVKPDLTLSICGEHGGDPDSIDFCRKAGFSYVSCSPFRVPVARMAAAHLALTDAPVEKKPRRFNLLGRVLRSGS, from the coding sequence GTGCAGAAGAACGCGCCTTTCACCGAGATCACAAGGACCGTGGACCTCTCCGCCGAGACCCACGGCCAACGCGCGAAATGCATCCAGCGGCTGATCCGGCTCGACATGCCCGTGCCCCATACCGTCGCGCTGAGCTTCGAGACGGTGCACGGGATCGCGGCGGGTCAAGTCATTGATACAAGGCCCCTTTTGGGAAGTTTCGGGGCCGACAGCCTGGTCTCCGTACGGCCCAGCCCGGCGATGCAGGAATGGGGCGGCCCCACGGCGATGCTCGATGTGGGCATGAACGACACCATGCTGCTGACCCTGTCGGAAACCATCGGCGCCGAGGCCGCCCGCGCGCTTTATCTGCGCTTCGTGCAGGCCTACGCGGTGGAGGTCGCTCGGCTCGATCCCGAGCTGTTCGAGCCAACCGAGCCAACTCGCGACGCCCTCGTCCAATCCCTTGAAATATATGAAGAAGAAATGGACGAACCCTTCCCCCAGGACCCGGCGAATCAGCTCGCCGCGGTGCTGAAATCCATGGCACGCGCCTGGGAAGGGACCTCCGCACGGCTGCTGCGCCAGGCCAAGGGCGCGCCGCCTGATGCGGGACTCGGGCTCGTGGTGCAACGCATGGCGCTGGGCATGGGCGCGGCCGAGAGCGGCTCCGGCGTGATTCAGTTCGTCAGCTCCGAGACCGGCCTGGCCCAGATCACCGGCCGCTATCTCAGCCAGTCCCAGGGCCGCGACGCGCTCGCCCGCCGGGCCGAGGCGTTGTACCTGTCCCGCGACAGCCGCGGCCCGTCCCTCGAAGACGCCTGCCCCGAGGCCTTTGCCGAGCTGCGCGCCTTCGGCGATGTGCTGCGCACCGGGCTGCGCGAGGAGATGCAGATCGAGTTCGCCCTCGATGCCGGCAAGCTCAGCGTGCTCGACGCGGTCCGCGTGCCGCGCGCGCCCCGGGCGGCGGTGCGCATCGCCGTGGCGCTGGCCGAAAGCGGCGTGATCAGCAAGGAGGACGCGATCCTGCGGATCGAGCCGCGCACCTTGCCCGAACTGCTGCACCGGCAGGTCGCGTTCGACGCGCAGCGCGACCCGATCGCCAAGGGCATGGCCGCCAGCCCCGGCGCGGCGACCGGGCAGCTGGTGTTTTCCGCCACCGCCGCCCAGGCCTGCGCCGCCCAGGAGACGCCCTGCATCCTGGTCCGGCCCGAAACCTCGCCCGAGGATATCCGGGGCATGCACGCGGCCTCCGGCGTGCTGACCGAGAAGGGCGGCATGACCAGCCACGCGGCGGTGATCGCCAGGGGCCTGGGCAAGCCTTGCGTCGTGGGCACGCGGGATATCACCCTGGATTTGCGGGCAAAAACCCTGACCACCCGGGATGGGCGCGTGTTTGCCGAGGGCGACACGGTGACCCTGGACGGAACCGCCGGGGCTTGTCTCGCCGGGGCGCCGCGGCTGATGGAGCCGGCGCTCGACGGGTCCTTCCGCACGCTCATGGCCTGGGCCGACCAGGCCCGCGATATCGGCATCCGTGCCAATGCGGACACGCCCGCCGACGCCGAAACCGCCCGCCGGTTCGACGCCGAGGGGATCGGGCTGTGCCGGACCGAGCACATGTTCTTCGACGAAGACCGCCTGACCGTGATGCACGAGATGATCTTCGCCGAGACCGGCGAGGCGCGCGGCGCGGCGCTGGAGCGGCTCTTGCCCATGCAGCGGGAGGATTTCGTCGACCTGTTCGAGATCATGCGCGGCAAGCCGGTCTGCATCCGGCTGTTCGACCCGCCCCTGCACGAGTTCCTGCCGACCTCGCGGGAGGGCATCTGGAACCTGGCCGAGGCGCTGGACCTGCCGGTCTCGACGGTCACCCACCGGATCGAGGCGCTGAGCGAATACAACCCGATGCTGGGCATGCGCGGCGTGCGGCTCGGCATCGCGATCCCGGAGATCTACGAGATGCAGGCGCGCGCGATCTTCGAGGCGACGGTGGATGTCAGCCTCAAGGGCGCGATCGTGACGCCGGAGATCATGCTGCCGCTGGTTTCGGCCCGGCGAGAGGTCGAACTGCTCAAGACCAATATCGATGCGGTCGCCGCCGCGGTGCGCAACGAGCGCGGCACGCGCTTCGGCTTCCGTCTGGGCGTGATGGTGGAGACGCCGCGCGCCGCCCTGAAGGCCGGGGAGATCGCCGAGATCACCGACTTTTTATCATTTGGAACCAATGACCTGACCCAGATGACCTATGGGCTCAGCCGCGACGATGCAGGCCGGTTCATGGGAACTTATGTCCAGCAGGGGGTCTTTGCCGAGGATCCGTTCCATACGCTCGATGCGGATGGTGTGGGCGAATTGCTCAACATCGCGGCCGAACGAGGCAGGGCAGTGAAACCTGACTTGACCCTGTCGATTTGCGGCGAGCATGGGGGCGACCCCGATTCGATTGATTTTTGCCGAAAAGCGGGCTTTTCCTACGTTTCGTGCTCACCGTTTCGCGTGCCCGTGGCGCGTATGGCCGCAGCCCACCTGGCGCTGACGGACGCGCCGGTCGAGAAAAAACCGCGCCGTTTCAACCTGCTCGGACGCGTTCTTCGCAGCGGAAGCTGA
- a CDS encoding aminotransferase class V-fold PLP-dependent enzyme: protein MTALLDTVDPDGLLEYSVVFTDRSLNHMSGAFQCVMRDIHGMLCEVYNADHVAVIPGGGTFGMEAVARQFGTDAHALVVRNGWFSYRWSQIFEAGGFVAETTVIKARQVGNGATAPFAPAPIEEVVARIHETQPDVVFAPHVETSAGVILPDAYVTQLAEAAHAVGALMVLDCIASGCAWVDMKATGVDVLISAPQKGWSASPCAGLVMLSERAVARVRETESTSFAIDLKKWLSIMDAYLGGGHAYHATMPTDALRAFRDTMLETQAYGFGKLAEAQWELGTRVRSLLAARGFQSVAADGYGAPGVVVVYTDDPALQNGSKFAAQGMQIAAGVPLQCDEPAEFRTFRIGLFGLDKLYDVPAAVTRFETALDKVLS from the coding sequence ATGACCGCTTTGCTCGATACCGTCGATCCGGACGGCCTGCTGGAATACTCGGTGGTGTTCACCGACCGCTCGCTCAATCACATGTCCGGGGCGTTCCAGTGCGTGATGCGCGATATCCACGGCATGCTGTGCGAGGTCTACAATGCCGACCATGTGGCCGTGATCCCCGGCGGTGGCACCTTCGGGATGGAGGCCGTCGCGCGCCAGTTCGGCACCGACGCCCATGCGCTGGTGGTGCGCAACGGCTGGTTCTCCTACCGCTGGAGCCAGATTTTCGAGGCTGGGGGCTTCGTCGCCGAGACCACGGTGATCAAGGCGCGACAGGTGGGCAACGGCGCCACCGCGCCCTTCGCGCCCGCGCCGATCGAGGAGGTGGTGGCCAGGATCCACGAGACCCAGCCGGACGTGGTCTTCGCGCCCCATGTGGAAACCTCCGCCGGGGTGATCCTGCCGGATGCGTATGTCACGCAGCTGGCCGAGGCCGCCCATGCGGTGGGCGCGCTGATGGTGCTGGATTGCATCGCCTCGGGCTGCGCCTGGGTGGACATGAAGGCCACCGGGGTCGATGTGCTGATCTCCGCGCCGCAGAAGGGCTGGTCCGCGTCGCCCTGTGCGGGTCTCGTGATGCTGTCGGAGCGGGCCGTGGCCCGGGTGCGGGAGACGGAGTCCACCAGCTTCGCCATCGATCTGAAGAAATGGCTGTCGATCATGGATGCCTATCTCGGCGGCGGACACGCCTATCACGCGACCATGCCCACGGATGCCCTGCGGGCGTTCCGCGACACCATGCTGGAGACCCAGGCCTACGGCTTCGGCAAGCTGGCGGAGGCGCAGTGGGAATTGGGCACCCGGGTCCGCAGCCTGCTGGCGGCGCGGGGGTTCCAGTCGGTCGCAGCGGACGGCTACGGCGCGCCGGGGGTGGTGGTGGTATATACCGACGATCCGGCCCTGCAGAACGGGTCGAAATTCGCGGCCCAAGGGATGCAGATCGCGGCGGGCGTGCCCTTGCAATGCGACGAGCCCGCGGAGTTCCGAACGTTTCGGATCGGGCTCTTCGGGTTGGACAAACTCTATGACGTGCCCGCGGCGGTGACCCGGTTTGAGACCGCCCTGGACAAGGTTCTGAGCTGA
- a CDS encoding Lrp/AsnC family transcriptional regulator: MQIDDIDRRLLRLYQSDPTLSAAELAEAARLPRATAWRRIERMEAAGVITGLEAVIDWRRLGFAVEVALRITLDKTERNAFDTFLAAARGVPEVTEIQTFLGRVDVRLNVLARDMGHYQEIYRARILTLPHIADIEQLMLISDVKTDEALPL; this comes from the coding sequence ATGCAAATCGATGACATCGACCGTCGGCTCCTGCGGCTCTATCAGTCCGACCCGACCCTTTCGGCGGCGGAACTGGCCGAGGCCGCGCGCCTGCCGCGGGCCACCGCCTGGCGGCGGATCGAGCGGATGGAGGCGGCGGGTGTGATCACAGGCCTGGAGGCGGTGATCGACTGGCGGCGCCTGGGCTTCGCGGTGGAGGTGGCCTTGCGGATCACCTTGGACAAGACCGAGCGCAACGCCTTCGACACCTTCCTCGCCGCCGCCCGCGGGGTGCCGGAGGTCACGGAGATCCAGACCTTCCTCGGCCGGGTCGATGTGCGCCTGAACGTGCTGGCCCGCGACATGGGGCATTACCAGGAGATTTACCGCGCGCGCATCCTGACCCTGCCGCATATCGCCGATATCGAGCAATTGATGCTGATCTCGGACGTCAAGACCGACGAGGCGCTGCCGCTGTGA
- the ilvC gene encoding ketol-acid reductoisomerase: MRVYYDRDCDVNLIKDKKVAILGYGSQGHAHALNLRDSGAKNLVVALREGSASAKKAEAEGLQVMGIAEAAAWCDLIMFTMPDELQAETYKKYVHDNIREGAAIAFAHGLNVHFGLIEPKAGVDVIMMAPKGPGHTVRGEYTKGGGVPCLVAVDTDATGRALEIGLSYCSAIGGGRSGIIETNFREECETDLFGEQAVLCGGLVELIRMGFETLVEAGYAPEMAYFECLHEVKLIVDLIYEGGIANMNYSISNTAEYGEYVSGPRVLPYDETKARMKAILTDIQTGKFVRDFMQENTVGQPFFKGTRRLNDEHQIEAVGKELRGMMPWISAGKLVDQEKN; the protein is encoded by the coding sequence ATGCGCGTTTATTACGATCGCGACTGCGATGTGAACCTGATCAAGGACAAGAAGGTCGCCATTCTGGGCTACGGCTCCCAGGGGCATGCCCATGCGCTGAACCTGCGCGACAGCGGCGCCAAGAACCTGGTCGTCGCCCTGCGCGAAGGCTCCGCATCGGCCAAGAAGGCCGAGGCCGAGGGCCTGCAGGTCATGGGCATCGCCGAGGCGGCCGCCTGGTGCGACCTGATCATGTTCACAATGCCCGACGAGCTTCAGGCAGAGACCTACAAGAAATACGTCCATGACAACATCCGCGAGGGCGCCGCGATCGCCTTTGCCCACGGGTTGAACGTGCATTTCGGCCTGATCGAGCCCAAGGCGGGCGTCGACGTCATCATGATGGCGCCCAAGGGTCCCGGCCACACCGTGCGCGGCGAATACACCAAAGGCGGCGGCGTGCCCTGCCTTGTGGCGGTGGACACCGACGCCACCGGCCGCGCGCTGGAGATCGGCCTGTCCTATTGCTCCGCCATCGGCGGCGGGCGTTCGGGCATCATCGAGACCAACTTCCGCGAGGAATGCGAAACCGACCTCTTCGGCGAGCAGGCGGTCCTCTGCGGCGGCCTGGTGGAACTGATCCGCATGGGCTTCGAGACCTTGGTCGAGGCGGGCTACGCTCCCGAGATGGCCTATTTCGAGTGCCTGCACGAGGTGAAGCTGATCGTGGACCTGATCTACGAGGGCGGCATCGCCAACATGAACTACTCGATCTCGAACACCGCCGAGTATGGCGAGTATGTCAGCGGCCCGCGCGTGCTGCCCTATGACGAGACCAAGGCCCGGATGAAGGCGATCCTGACCGACATCCAGACCGGCAAGTTCGTGCGCGACTTCATGCAGGAAAACACCGTGGGCCAGCCGTTCTTCAAGGGCACCCGCCGCCTGAACGACGAGCACCAGATCGAAGCGGTCGGCAAGGAGCTGCGCGGCATGATGCCGTGGATTTCCGCCGGCAAGCTGGTGGACCAGGAAAAGAACTGA
- a CDS encoding dihydroneopterin aldolase: MNDETRRAFAHPEARALHLSRDGRDRISLRDYVLEVEIGAFQAERGTRQRVRFNVVVEVRAAAETLADDVDKILSYDTLTEAIHGALAEERINLLETLAERVADRILSDPKAARAFVRIEKLDRGPFALGVEIVRTPEEAQRIASPVPRPRLVRVHAAAIAAPDLSARLDALETDGVPVILCIAEIAREGPRAAHPAAQRRIDLLALEQTAWMLAGRDPRCVVVDSRTEIDWALRQGQMTVWAPGKMLLDATDGPVPEPRDTEGQAAWLAARLDALEVRGLDL, from the coding sequence ATGAACGATGAAACCCGGCGCGCCTTCGCGCATCCCGAGGCCCGTGCGCTGCATCTGTCGCGCGACGGGCGGGACAGGATCTCCTTGCGCGATTACGTGCTGGAGGTCGAGATCGGCGCCTTTCAGGCCGAGCGGGGCACGCGCCAGCGGGTCCGGTTCAACGTGGTGGTGGAGGTGCGCGCCGCCGCCGAGACCCTGGCCGATGATGTGGACAAGATCCTGTCCTATGACACCCTGACCGAGGCGATCCATGGCGCGCTGGCCGAGGAGCGGATCAACCTGCTGGAAACGCTGGCGGAACGGGTGGCCGACCGGATCCTGTCGGACCCCAAGGCCGCGCGCGCCTTCGTGCGGATCGAGAAGCTGGATCGCGGCCCCTTCGCCCTCGGGGTCGAGATCGTGCGCACCCCCGAAGAGGCGCAGCGCATCGCCAGCCCGGTTCCGCGCCCGCGGCTCGTGCGGGTGCATGCAGCGGCCATCGCGGCGCCGGACCTGTCAGCGCGACTCGACGCGCTGGAGACGGACGGCGTGCCGGTGATCCTGTGCATTGCCGAGATCGCCCGGGAGGGGCCGCGCGCAGCCCATCCCGCCGCCCAGCGGCGGATCGACCTTCTGGCGCTGGAGCAGACCGCCTGGATGCTGGCCGGGCGCGATCCGCGCTGCGTCGTGGTGGACAGCCGGACCGAGATCGACTGGGCCCTGCGGCAGGGGCAGATGACCGTCTGGGCGCCGGGCAAGATGCTGCTCGATGCGACGGACGGCCCGGTGCCGGAGCCGCGCGACACCGAAGGGCAGGCGGCCTGGCTGGCGGCCCGGCTCGATGCGCTTGAGGTTCGCGGGCTGGATCTGTAA
- a CDS encoding cell wall hydrolase, whose amino-acid sequence MSSNNPTKAIDLELRGLLSTEQGMLSAVPSDRLQRLASPVTTSPLPAERRYSREWIDAQPPVSGGEAWECLAEALYFEARGETVKGQFAVAEVILNRVESARYPNSVCAVINQGTGRKYQCQFTYTCDGHPERIAEPRAWERVGKVAKMSLQSATRPLTDGATHYHTTAVNPGWASKYIRTAAIGVHRFYRQYYPGRTASR is encoded by the coding sequence ATGTCGTCCAACAACCCCACCAAGGCCATCGACCTGGAGCTGCGCGGTCTGCTCAGTACCGAACAGGGCATGCTTTCGGCCGTGCCCTCCGACCGGTTGCAGCGGCTGGCCTCGCCGGTCACCACCAGCCCGCTGCCCGCGGAGCGCCGCTACAGCCGTGAGTGGATCGATGCCCAGCCCCCCGTGAGCGGCGGCGAGGCGTGGGAATGCCTGGCGGAGGCGCTCTATTTCGAGGCCCGCGGCGAGACCGTGAAGGGGCAGTTCGCCGTGGCGGAGGTGATCCTCAACCGGGTCGAGTCGGCGCGGTATCCGAATTCCGTCTGCGCCGTGATCAACCAGGGCACCGGGCGCAAATACCAGTGCCAGTTCACCTATACCTGTGACGGGCACCCGGAGCGGATCGCCGAGCCGCGGGCCTGGGAACGGGTCGGCAAGGTCGCGAAGATGAGCCTGCAGAGCGCGACGCGGCCCCTGACCGATGGCGCGACCCATTATCACACGACCGCCGTGAACCCCGGCTGGGCGTCGAAATACATCCGCACCGCCGCCATCGGCGTGCACCGGTTCTACCGGCAGTATTACCCCGGCCGCACCGCGTCGCGGTAA
- the folP gene encoding dihydropteroate synthase has translation MSRAYYRPIPTLTPGAGALRLAGGWVWCDGVEVLRRDAAAVLIPAGEVPAEMRARLTAPRAPVAGLALDRPRLMGILNTTPDSFSDGGRFDGLGAAVAHAGLMRAQGAEILDIGGESTRPGAREIPVPEEIERTAPVIAALRAGGVRMPISIDTRKAAVAAAALDAGADMINDVSAFGFDPEMGPLARKRGVPACLMHARGAPETMQNDPRYDAVLLDVYDALEDRIAAQEAAGLPRSHILADPGIGFGKTLDHNLALLRGLSLFHGLGCAILLGASRKSFIGTLSATPQAADRVAGSVAVALHGAAQGVQVLRVHDVEATRQALALWAPLTQIETG, from the coding sequence ATGTCGCGCGCCTATTACCGCCCCATTCCGACCCTGACCCCCGGCGCGGGGGCGCTCCGCCTCGCGGGGGGCTGGGTGTGGTGCGACGGGGTGGAGGTGCTGCGCCGGGACGCGGCGGCGGTGCTGATCCCGGCGGGGGAGGTGCCCGCGGAGATGCGCGCCCGGCTGACCGCGCCGCGCGCGCCGGTGGCGGGGCTCGCGCTGGACCGGCCGCGATTGATGGGGATCCTCAACACCACGCCGGACAGTTTTTCCGACGGAGGGCGGTTCGACGGGCTCGGGGCGGCAGTCGCCCATGCCGGGCTGATGCGGGCGCAGGGGGCGGAGATCCTCGATATCGGTGGGGAAAGCACCCGGCCCGGGGCGCGCGAAATCCCCGTGCCGGAAGAGATCGAGCGCACGGCGCCGGTGATCGCCGCCCTGCGTGCGGGCGGTGTGCGCATGCCGATCTCCATCGATACGCGCAAGGCGGCGGTGGCGGCGGCGGCACTCGACGCAGGGGCGGACATGATCAACGATGTCTCGGCCTTCGGCTTCGACCCGGAGATGGGCCCGCTCGCCCGTAAGCGGGGCGTGCCCGCCTGCCTGATGCATGCCAGGGGCGCGCCGGAGACCATGCAGAACGATCCGCGCTACGATGCGGTGCTGCTCGATGTCTATGACGCGCTGGAGGATCGGATCGCCGCGCAGGAGGCGGCGGGTCTGCCGCGGAGCCATATCCTCGCGGACCCCGGCATCGGGTTCGGCAAGACGCTGGATCACAACCTCGCGCTTCTGCGGGGGCTGAGCCTGTTTCACGGGTTGGGCTGTGCGATCCTGCTGGGGGCGTCGCGCAAATCTTTCATCGGCACTCTGTCCGCGACACCTCAGGCGGCGGACCGGGTGGCGGGGTCGGTCGCGGTGGCGCTGCACGGGGCTGCGCAGGGGGTTCAGGTCCTGCGGGTCCATGATGTAGAAGCGACGCGACAGGCGCTCGCCCTCTGGGCGCCGCTGACGCAGATCGAGACCGGGTAG